In Acyrthosiphon pisum isolate AL4f unplaced genomic scaffold, pea_aphid_22Mar2018_4r6ur Scaffold_13483;HRSCAF=14124, whole genome shotgun sequence, the sequence GTTACCAACGGATTTAAAAAGATTAATGAAATACCTCTGGTTGGTTGGGAGTAAATTGGGATGAAACAATTCCCGGGAAGAAGCAAATGACCTCTGGACCCCAATACCACCGAGAGTTACCCATTCTAGCTACCCTGCAAATTCCTCGCATGGTTACCCATCCAAATGCTACATACGAGTACACGGTTATAGTGATGCCTCTGAAGTAGCGTATGCGGCGGCCGTATACCTAAGAATCGATACTGGCACAGAAGTGAAGTGTCATCTCTTGATGGGAAAATCTAAGATAGCACCGGCTAAGAAGATATCTGTTCCGAGACTAGAGTTATGTGGTGCTTGGTTATTAGCTCGCCTTCTTGCGTTTGCGCAAGATAACTTGTCCGCAATCAATATAGAAAAGGTTACCGCGTGGTCGGACTCCACAGTAACGCTACATTGGATAAGAAGTTCAACCTCACGACTCAAAACATTCGTAGCAAATCGAGTATCCAAAATTCAAGACCAGACTCTTGTGGAAAGTTGGCGTCACGTACCAACCAATGACAACCCAACGGACTGTGCATCCCGTGGGCTCAGACCCGACCTTTTAGCCGGCCACGACATATGGTGGCATGGTCCTCCGTTTCTCCGACAACCTAAAAGAGAATGGCCTGTGGAAAGTACGGTGAGTCCTATTAGTTGTTCAGAGGAAGAAAAGGAAGAAAAACCTATTACGCTTTTGTCCCAAGGAAAAGAGGAAGACTGCCGGCTTCTTTATCAATCAGACAACTTACCAAAAGTTTTAAGACTCACCGTTTATTGGTTAAGACTTCGAGATCGTCTTGGAAAAAAATCGTCCTTACCGATCACTTCTCCACCTACTACAGACGAAATGGACAGAGCACTTCGATCCTTAGTACGCTGGActcaaaacatatatttttccgACGAGGAAAAAGAGCTCTCCATGGGAAAACCAGCTCGGaaacatttaagaaaattaacACCGTTTTTGGACGACGACCACTTGCTGAGGGTGGGCGGCCGTTTAGGATATGCCGAAATCCCATACAATGAAAAACATCCCTTATTGTTGCCAAAGTCTGCGCGATTGACTGAACTCCTAATAGACTTTACCCACCGGAAAAACGGACATCCAGGTCCACAAACGATACAATATTTACTACGTCAAAATTACTGGATCCTTTCATCCCGAAGTGTCATCAAACAAAGAATCCATCGATGCATACCGTGTTTCCGTGCGAAACCTCGCCTGGCCCAACCTATTATGGGAAACCTTCCGTCTTTTCGTATTTCCCAAATAAAGCCATTTAGTAGAACCGGAGTAGATTTTGCTGGACCCTTCCAGGTAAAAGCAGCAATGATTCGAAAAATAAAGGTCACAAAGgcgtacatttgtatttttgtatgtatggTAACAACAGCAGTTCACATTGAACTAGTTTCCGACCTATCGACTCCATTGTTTATAGCTGCACTTGATCGGTTTATTGGACGAAGAGGGAGATGCACAGACATTTATAGCGATTGTGGAACGAATTTCATAGGAACGAACCGTTATCTACAAGAAGTATACTCCATACTGAAAGGACCTCGCTGTGTTGAAAATGCGGTCGATAATCAAATCCGCTGGCATTTCAACCCGCCAGCCTACCCTCACATGGGTGGTTTATGGGTGGCTGCCGTAAAATCAACGAAAACTCTTTTACTACGAATTATTCAAGACAGGGTCCTGACGTATGAAGAACTTAATACCGTACTGCACCGAGTCGAGTCAACCCTCAATTCTCGCCCACTTAGTTCCATGTCTTCTGACCCGAATGATTTCCAAGTCCTCACAGCAGGACACTTTCTAAATATGGCACCATTGGTATCCGTTCCTGCACCCCACGATCCGGTTGAACTTAGCAGTATAAGTAGGAGTAAACGCTGGTCATTAATACAACAAATTCACCAACATTTTTGGATCCGGTGGCAGAGAGAATACGTACTATCCCTGCATGAGAGATCCAAATGGACCCGTCCTAATCCCAACCTCCAAGTGGGAGATCTGGTATTAGTGAACGAACCAAGTGCCCCTCTGACCTGGCCTACAGCCTGAATGGTCGAAGTTCATCCAGGAGCTGATGGCATCGTCCGAGTGGCCAAAGTAAAGCTGTCAACGGGAAAAATCTACACTCGGCCCTCAGTAAAACTGTGTCCTATACCCCTCTCTGATTGAAGACCGAGTCTTCAAGGTGGGCGGTATGTTTGATAAGCGATAAGACAAAACGCGCCGTCCGTACTATCCACCGTAATATATACATGTGTGCAGCAAGTCAGTCACGGTTCCGCATTCGACAGTAGTGTACCGAGTGCGACTGTCCGATAGTCGGTACCTACCGTTACCGTTCACCCTCTACCGTGGTACCTGTCCATCGTCAACGGTTCACCAATTACCGTCTACCAATTACCGTCTACCATTACCGTCTACCATCACCGTCTACCATCACCGTCTACCATCACCGTCTACCATCACCGTCTACCATCACCGTCGCCCGGGACTGCAGCCGCCGTCacggttttttcttttatatattatttgtgtattatttattattttattgttagccgtaatatcaattaataccCTTAGCTGGCCAGCACCTATTGTGCCCTattcctttaatttttaattttgttttggttGAATAGTAGGCCGCAACCCGGCTCTCTTGAATACAAACAAATcgtgttgtttattatatattctttgaTAAGATTCTACCCAGCACCACCAGAATTGTTTTTTACTGTAATACAGTCCACTTTACCATCTACCGTACAATATCCATTGATTTTTAGATCACCTGAAAAGTTATCTTCTTGTTTTTAAGCATGATATATAGTCAGttacttaaattcaattatttattttataacaaaataatgtactaacttttattgtaaaattatgtctaaataaaatacaacatttcagttttaaaaatgattctatacagcatgaattatttttcataaaaagtaCATAGAATATTACTGTTAATTGAATAGTTCTTGaacctaattttatttagattacaaTCAAAATTAACTTACTATACAATGAATAGCAAGAAttacatttgcaaattatagatttatattatttatgaaatgaaaaaaaaaatatgagttataaatgaaataaatttattacaattaaaaatctactaaatttatgataacatttatgatttatcatcagttattattacacatacagaaaaacataatacatataaactatagctaataatttaaattgttattaaaatccccaccacaaaaaattgaattatatcgATAAATGTTTCTCATATTAAGAAACAAAtcaatactatacatttaatttaaagatcattaaaaaatttgctcaaatatacctaatattataataaaataattaaaaaactaaaattgttttgacgATCAATTATCCTAGCGACCAATTATATCCACGATAAATTCACCCGCGATCAATTGTTCGCGACCAATTCACCGGATACccaaatatagatttaaaaaaaatgtcaactgggatataattgtttaaaaaaatgtcaccaATTGAGAGCACCTGCAGATGAATTTGTAAAATCAAGTGGAACGTCAAATGATGAGTGTCAGTTGGAAGCTGAAAATTACGAATCTACAAGTTATATACCCATGGAAGTTGATGTAATTCATAATTACTCTATTTTACAAGAGTCGACCAGTAGTAAAAATCCTTGTGATAATTTGTCAGATTTGACATATTCATCTCTTGAGCATAATGTTAGATCATCAGATGATGAATATCAGTCTACTCAAGAGTCATCAAGCTCAGAATGTATCTCAATTCAAAAAAGGGATTGTTACAATATAGTTTCAGTGCCaagtttgtttcaataattacaAGGTAGGGCTGTTAGATTTAGAAGTAATTTGACAGTTGAAACTATAGACAACTTGCTAGAGATATTAAGGGATGAACAATCACCAGATTTACCAAAGTCAGCAGCTACTTTACTAGaaacaaaatcaaattgtaatgtaatagAAATGGAAAGTTTAAAAAACACCATAGgacattatgtatattttagtgtCGAAGAAGGTTTAAAAGGGCTCGATTCATTGTTAGTTTTAAATCATAGTAGTACTTACCGTCTTAccaacattattaacattatacattGTTTATATAGTTGGACCTAACTAGTGTGTTTTCGTTTTATAGTCAACAGGACCCAATTAGTATGTGACCGTTTTTAAAGAATCAACACATTAATGTTACACAcctgtaaaacataattaatatacacattaaatgaatatccatataaattatgcatattgtatataacataatcaaTAGATatatctttttaaataatacttaattgcactgtatataatatagagatgaTATGCTCAAAATGAAAAACCTATAAACAGAACCTACACAGTAGCGCGTGTTCTACTAATTTTTGGTTAGGaccaaagattattatttttatgaggaTATCCCCTCCTAATGGatttatataatctgtgaaaacatggcatttaaatttttacaaatttgcaaatagttttaataaaatgtttgtataggtatatatattttatataaatgatcctatattagtatgaaaatgtattaaattataatagtcttAAAATGTTaggaaattattgttatatttgttttaagaactCTTGCTTCATGGTAATCAAATTCAATTTCATTAggaatagtttttaattgtacaAATTTCTTAAGCTGAGTTTTGTTTTTTGGCCACGCACAAATTATTCTTTGTGAACCAGGTACTAGGTACAGGTTCTACAGAGTCATCACCAAAAAAGTGGACTACTGAATAACTTgcaattataaaactataataatacaacaataaataatatttgttaaataataaatatcatagtaaattacaatagtgtacctatacatattatattatatcatttaaatattaacaaatattgtattttatcaacttgtaatagttaataataaaaaagttaatacattaaataagtatagcaatttgtttaaaattatacaaaatatatatatacaaattataattgtaataaaactaatgataaataattaatatcaagaGTGTGTAAAATAGGGTatgctacattattattatcattatcaattaatatcacATATTTAGAAAATTCTGTTAACTCTATATCAATTGTCGTGTAATCTTCTGATAATTCATcaactaataatatacctaactttaAGCTATTAATaggtttttcaaaataacaacaaattttattaaattgtttagccaAAAATACACTTCTACCATTAATAGAatctttacaaatatttataactttaaaaatacataattttttatcatattcaaagcctttttttttttattattattaattatcccgCGGcgacttaggccattgggaggaGGGGTGGAACAGTAGGTTCTTGACGGTAGGGGtgtgttacacgtgggtgtattttggcagaatttttgaatggggcactcgtaggtatctgccatgccccgtagtgggggatggcggcacttgttctccggataccgtgacttgcccggagaaaaatgccacccagtgACCGGGGATCGAACCCGTGACTGCGAGCACCGCAGCCGACGCATTGACCGCTCGAACACCTCGTCCCCCTATTCAAAGCCTATATAACAATCGGAAACagattttatatctattttaacactattttaacaattatttggaACTGAACGGTAATTAAGAGTTCAGGTAAAGGTccatttacatgttttttttttatattattccattGTTATTTAGATTGTTACTTAATTTAGATTCACTAAAGGTTAAAAATTCTTGATAGCGTTTAATAACTTGCTCTAGTGGTCTCTCATGTTTTcttaccatttattttaaaaacttcatgtagttttcaaaaggaAAACAAGAGCATTCCTCTAAAGAGCCGAATTTCCTATAATCATCTACTATATGAATTAACCCATGGATGTTATGAGATGAAAATTGAGGCCCGTATATTTCttcaaatttttcaacaaaatgtataacaattttttcacTAAAATTGACTAATTTTTCAGTACTATTAGGAGATAAAAGAATTCTAAAGGctacatataaacatataaaatgattataacatTCATCCAATAAAATTTCTTTTAGCACTATTGGGCCAGTATAAAGTAAGAACTGCCTAAACTCTGTTGCTTTCCACCTCACTACGTCATTTAATCCTCTAGGTTTTCTTGAAAAATTAacagttacatattttttattaaataaaagacgattagtaattatatttacattttggcCTTGTATGCGAACATGTACAGgggattttttaaatatacccaaccataataaaatcaatttcttaacAATGCCTAAGCATACTAAATGCATATAATCAATACTGAAATCATCCaccatatttatacaaataatacatatttattaaatcaatgaCTACATGTCtttatttttacattcatattgtataacaataaatataatattacaaagtatttttaacTGAAGGTTTATttggcatattataatgtacttccCCGTTATCAGTATCATCAGATGAcgaatctaaaaagaaaataattttaatgctaGCCAgtgtatcaaatttatatacaattatacaagagcaatgatatgaaaataatgtttttaataaaatcaaaacattaaaatttgtaatacattattacagtaGAGTCCCGCTAATCCGGTCATCGCTAATCCGGACATCCGGATAATCCGGACAATTTATGTTTCGTATTTAGTactcatgtataatatatatattcgggAATACCCATAATTAAGATATGATTTAAACTTATCGTTTCGATTAGGTACATatgtattgtgatattatttcatgtataatatatatattcgggAATACCCATAATTTAGATATGGTTTAAACTTATCGTTTCGATTAGGTACATatgtattgtgatattatttcatttagtgGTGATTGTGTACCAGTGTAGACCGTtccgtttatatttttttctgcttattataaaaacaacataaaatgaCAACTTCGGTTAAACGTAAGAAAGTGACTGTAACAATGGAACAAAAACTCCAAGCTTTATTTCGTATTGATGCTGGTGAATCATTAACAAAAATCGCGCAAGAGTTAGGAGTGGGTAAGCAAACCGTTTCggattggaaaaaaaaacgaatagaaattgaaaatttgtgtGCGAAAATGGTGAGCGCGGACAGCTTAGGTAACAGACGCTCAGTCGGGTATATACATTATCACCTGGTACACACACTCTGTGTCGTTCCGTAGTTCTTCGTTCAGTGTTAAGCGGAAGGTTGTCCGTTTTTTGTGCGGTTTGGCTTAAAAGTTTCCTACGGCTCTCGTGGTTATTTTGGCATATTCCGCGCGATCACCAGTTCATCCTGTGCGAAGTTACGacgcgttaaaaaaattaaaaattaaaaaaaaaacaacgacgGCGTTGTGCGCCGCACCCGTGAACGCGTCAGTGTATACAACCAGTTGTTTACATGGCCGCCGGTCGTTTTTATCACCGCCGCCCTTTCTTCAACGTTGCCGCCCACTACCACGGTCGATCGGATTTTTCGCGATAACTCGACTTCGACAAGCCTTACGGCTTAGGTCGTAAGCTTTTTGAATTCGTGTTTTTTAAACGGATCGACTGATAGCGGTCTCCACCGGATCAGacgaaaactttgaaaaaataatatatcgaatatCACACGGAGCATATTATACCGTGACTCTACCCCGCAGGGAAACGCTTGCAAGGAAGTCCACCCATCGTGGGTCAATAGGGTGAGTACCGATCATTTCACTAAGTATTCTACACCACCGCGGCTACTGGTGGCGGCGGCCCGCCTGTTAGCCCGTCAGGCGCTGGGGCTCCGCTCGAGCTCGACCCTAGGCCACGGCTCGTGCGGCCATCTGGACCCTCACACGCCCTGCAGTCGCTCCACCCAGCCCCGCAAAATCGGACACCATGGACAAGGATCGGGAAGCCCCATTACCCGAACTCCTAGTCAAGGCAAAGGGAGGTAGCCAGTGCTACGTTTTAGGACAGGTATACAAAGGTGCAGATGACAAAAATTTCATCGTGGATAGGCATGGGGCCGTGCACTTCCTCCAGGTAGAACCTGCTCCTACTACTAGTAGAAAAAGAAGCAACACCGACCAAGAAGCCGACGTCCAAATCGATGCTGACTTCAAAGCAACCTATACTGCTGCCGCTCAGAGGCTCAGCTTGATGGCGACGCATCTCGCGGGTACTGAACACGGTGCCCAAGCAAAAGCAGCACTTGAGGAATTGACCTTCCTCGATCACAGAATTTTTGCCACCGCTGGTGAAAAACCCCCACCCTTAATCGAGAGGGTAGCCTTAGGGACGCAGACCAGCAGACCAAACAACCCCCAGGCCATCACCGATGTCCAAACAAATGCGAAAGTGGGACAGGCAACGCCCTGCCCCACGTGCAGTCATCTTCGGGACATCCTACACCAATGGAAGCTGACCCTACGGCCACTCCAAAGGCGAAACCAAAGAAGAAAAAGAACCCCCGCAAGGCTACACAGCCAGGGCTCACCCCCTCCAAGCAGGCACGTATCCAGGGGGGGTCCATGGGGTCTGGACCCCCCCGAAATTTTTGTGtaccgtttataaaaaaaaaaaaaaatgttttttatatcaattaagcataaaaattgtactaacatttatttcGACCCCCTCCAAaataaaatcctggctacgtgcCTGCCTCCAAGTCTGACACGGGCACCCAGGGAGCCTCCACCTCAGGGGCCCC encodes:
- the LOC103311674 gene encoding uncharacterized protein LOC103311674 encodes the protein MGKSKIAPAKKISVPRLELCGAWLLARLLAFAQDNLSAINIEKVTAWSDSTVTLHWIRSSTSRLKTFVANRVSKIQDQTLVESWRHVPTNDNPTDCASRGLRPDLLAGHDIWWHGPPFLRQPKREWPVESTVSPISCSEEEKEEKPITLLSQGKEEDCRLLYQSDNLPKVLRLTVYWLRLRDRLGKKSSLPITSPPTTDEMDRALRSLVRWTQNIYFSDEEKELSMGKPARKHLRKLTPFLDDDHLLRVGGRLGYAEIPYNEKHPLLLPKSARLTELLIDFTHRKNGHPGPQTIQYLLRQNYWILSSRSVIKQRIHRCIPCFRAKPRLAQPIMGNLPSFRISQIKPFSRTGVDFAGPFQVKAAMIRKIKVTKAYICIFVCMVTTAVHIELVSDLSTPLFIAALDRFIGRRGRCTDIYSDCGTNFIGTNRYLQEVYSILKGPRCVENAVDNQIRWHFNPPAYPHMGGLWVAAVKSTKTLLLRIIQDRVLTYEELNTVLHRVESTLNSRPLSSMSSDPNDFQVLTAGHFLNMAPLVSVPAPHDPVELSSISRSKRWSLIQQIHQHFWIRWQREYVLSLHERSKWTRPNPNLQVGDLVLVNEPSAPLTWPTA